The following proteins come from a genomic window of Nocardiopsis sp. YSL2:
- a CDS encoding DUF3000 domain-containing protein → MPDVGSAEDAHETFRRAVEALHGARVRPEITVREIPAPQRLAPHTAAVSAEVSVHDEEIAWGRLIILYDPEGVRDWPGPFRVVCQVNSELESDIATDPLLGPVAWSWLADALDAEEASHHTLSGTVTRATTEGFGTKAGEGSTTEVEMRASWTPETDDLSPHVSAWLALLASASGLPPLDVTDIARQRSRP, encoded by the coding sequence ATGCCCGATGTCGGAAGCGCCGAGGACGCGCACGAGACGTTCCGGCGAGCGGTCGAGGCCCTGCACGGCGCCCGTGTCCGCCCCGAGATCACCGTGCGGGAGATTCCCGCCCCCCAGCGGCTGGCCCCTCACACGGCCGCGGTCTCGGCCGAGGTCAGCGTGCACGACGAGGAGATCGCCTGGGGACGCCTCATCATCCTGTACGACCCGGAGGGCGTACGGGACTGGCCGGGGCCGTTCCGCGTGGTCTGCCAGGTCAACTCCGAGCTGGAGTCGGACATCGCCACCGATCCCCTGTTGGGGCCCGTCGCGTGGAGCTGGCTGGCCGACGCCCTGGACGCCGAGGAGGCCTCGCACCACACGCTGAGCGGCACGGTCACACGTGCGACGACCGAGGGATTCGGCACGAAGGCGGGCGAGGGTTCGACCACGGAGGTGGAGATGCGCGCCTCCTGGACGCCGGAGACCGATGACCTGTCGCCCCACGTCAGCGCGTGGTTGGCGCTCCTGGCCTCGGCCTCGGGCCTGCCGCCGCTGGACGTGACCGACATCGCCAGGCAGCGTTCGCGGCCCTGA
- a CDS encoding HRDC domain-containing protein: protein MANALNSKTDSREPGDDDAERAPLLREPREGLPEVTADADALADVVRALSAGTGPVAVDAERASGYRYGQRAYLVQLRREGSGSALVDPIACPDLSALNDAVDGAEVVLHAAHQDLPCLSEVNLRPARLFDTELAGRLLGYQRVGLGFMVERLLNVRLAKEHSAVDWSQRPLPEDWLRYAALDVEILIELRDTLETELAETGKLEWAREEFAAVLTAPPKEPRADPWRRTSGIHRVRNQRALAAVRELWYERDRIAQERDVSPGRVLPDAAIVEAASTMPRTTAELAGIRQYGIKLARRYLTTWIKAINRARDMEQAELPRPNAPGDGPPPVNRWADRAPEAARRLEAARATVTGIAEDVVMPTENLLLPDTVRRLAWSPPGTVDPDSVAAFLRERGARDWQVGLTADPLATALLGAERE, encoded by the coding sequence GTGGCGAACGCGTTGAACTCCAAGACAGACTCCCGCGAACCAGGCGACGACGACGCTGAGAGGGCGCCCCTGCTGCGGGAACCGCGCGAGGGCCTGCCCGAGGTCACCGCCGACGCCGACGCGCTGGCCGACGTGGTCCGTGCGCTGTCGGCCGGGACCGGTCCGGTCGCGGTGGACGCCGAGCGGGCCTCCGGTTACCGGTACGGGCAGCGCGCGTATCTGGTGCAGCTGCGCCGGGAGGGTTCGGGGTCGGCTCTGGTCGACCCCATCGCCTGCCCGGACCTGAGCGCCCTCAACGACGCCGTGGACGGCGCCGAGGTGGTCCTGCACGCCGCCCACCAGGACCTGCCGTGCCTGTCCGAGGTCAACCTGCGTCCAGCACGGCTGTTCGACACCGAGTTGGCGGGACGGCTGCTGGGCTACCAGCGGGTCGGCCTGGGCTTCATGGTGGAGCGCCTGCTGAACGTGCGCCTGGCCAAGGAGCACTCGGCGGTGGACTGGTCGCAGCGTCCGCTGCCCGAGGACTGGCTGCGTTACGCGGCGCTGGACGTGGAGATCCTCATCGAGCTGCGCGACACCCTGGAGACCGAGCTGGCCGAGACCGGCAAGCTGGAGTGGGCCAGGGAGGAGTTCGCGGCGGTGCTCACCGCGCCGCCCAAGGAACCGCGCGCCGATCCCTGGCGCCGCACCTCGGGGATCCACCGGGTGCGCAACCAGCGGGCCCTGGCCGCCGTGCGCGAGCTCTGGTACGAGCGGGACCGGATCGCCCAGGAGCGGGACGTCTCGCCCGGCCGGGTGCTGCCCGACGCGGCGATCGTGGAGGCCGCCTCGACCATGCCGAGGACCACGGCGGAGCTGGCCGGGATCCGGCAGTACGGCATCAAGCTCGCGCGCCGCTACCTGACGACGTGGATCAAGGCGATCAACCGGGCGCGGGACATGGAGCAGGCCGAGTTGCCGCGGCCCAACGCCCCCGGTGACGGGCCTCCCCCGGTGAACCGGTGGGCGGACCGCGCGCCGGAGGCCGCGCGGCGCCTGGAGGCGGCGCGGGCGACGGTGACGGGCATCGCCGAGGACGTGGTCATGCCGACGGAGAACCTCCTGCTGCCGGACACGGTCCGGCGCCTGGCCTGGTCGCCTCCCGGGACCGTCGATCCCGACTCCGTGGCCGCGTTCCTGCGCGAGCGCGGGGCGAGGGACTGGCAGGTCGGCCTGACCGCGGATCCCCTGGCCACGGCTCTGCTCGGAGCCGAGCGGGAGTAG
- a CDS encoding tetratricopeptide repeat protein gives MLSFWRALVRGTRLAGLSAQRSADTARAAFGERARERDERTGAIAPEEHVAGTATVAPVRAPAPKRLPAPSATHAVAEPADGATRVASRSAEPRVPTAGMRAAALERTLRSLVERLGTEHPDTITARNNLATKYAQMGRRQSAVQQFELALAEAVTVYGEEHPRTEIIRENLAWAYEDAGRPAEAASQWEILLNERESQFGTADADTVEARIRLAVCLRRSGRPEAAVEHYEQAIRDVGSTERREELRLGLSAALSMTGGAAAAIDQLRLVLTARRRRLGKGHLDTLSVHHRLGRAHTQAGRPDEAVDVLREAYRVALNSSGDPEVRRLTMRLRRDLAGAYNAAGRHREANALL, from the coding sequence CTGCTGTCGTTCTGGCGTGCCCTCGTACGCGGCACCCGCCTGGCGGGTCTGTCCGCCCAGCGGTCGGCCGACACCGCTCGCGCCGCCTTCGGCGAGCGCGCCCGCGAGCGGGATGAACGCACCGGCGCCATCGCTCCGGAGGAACATGTGGCGGGGACCGCCACCGTCGCCCCGGTCCGGGCCCCCGCCCCCAAGCGCCTGCCCGCACCGAGCGCGACGCACGCCGTGGCCGAGCCCGCGGACGGCGCGACCCGTGTCGCGTCCCGTTCGGCCGAGCCGCGCGTCCCCACGGCGGGGATGCGTGCCGCGGCGTTGGAGCGGACCCTGCGCTCGCTCGTCGAGCGGTTGGGGACGGAGCACCCGGACACGATCACCGCGCGCAACAACCTCGCGACCAAGTACGCGCAGATGGGGCGCCGACAGTCGGCCGTGCAGCAGTTCGAGCTGGCCCTGGCCGAAGCGGTCACGGTCTACGGCGAGGAGCACCCCCGCACCGAGATCATCCGCGAGAACCTCGCCTGGGCCTACGAGGACGCCGGCCGTCCGGCGGAGGCGGCGAGCCAGTGGGAGATCCTGCTGAACGAGCGGGAGAGCCAGTTCGGCACGGCCGACGCCGACACCGTGGAGGCGCGGATCCGCCTGGCGGTGTGCCTGCGGCGCAGCGGTCGCCCGGAGGCCGCGGTCGAGCACTACGAGCAGGCGATCCGGGACGTGGGTTCGACCGAGCGCCGCGAGGAGCTGCGCCTGGGCCTGAGCGCCGCGCTGAGTATGACGGGGGGCGCGGCGGCCGCCATCGACCAGCTGCGCCTGGTCCTGACGGCGCGGCGGCGCCGGCTGGGCAAGGGGCACCTGGACACCCTGTCGGTGCACCACCGGCTGGGGCGTGCCCACACGCAGGCGGGACGGCCCGACGAGGCGGTGGACGTGCTGCGGGAGGCCTACCGCGTGGCACTGAACTCCTCGGGCGACCCGGAGGTGCGGCGGCTGACGATGCGTCTGCGCCGGGACCTGGCGGGTGCCTACAACGCGGCCGGGCGCCACCGGGAGGCCAACGCCCTGCTGTGA
- a CDS encoding acetyl-CoA C-acyltransferase, whose protein sequence is MPRTARDVVFVDGVRTPFGKSGKGLYAETRADDMIVRVIRELMRRNPGLPPERVDEVAIAATTQIGDQGLTIGRSAAILAGLPKSVPGYAIDRMCAGALTAVTTSGAGIAFGAYDVVIAGGVEHMGRHPMGEGVDPNPRFLSEKLVDPSALVMGNTAENLHDRFPTITKERADAYAVRSQEKVAKAYADGKIQPDLVEVLVRSLEQGFGLATQDEPPRPGTSMESLAGLKTPFRAHGNVTPGNAAGLNDGATGAILAAENVADELGLSSKMRLVDFSFTGVEPEVMGVGPVPATEKLLARQGLGIDDIGLIEINEAFAVQVLAFLEHFGIADDDARVNPWGGAIALGHPLASSGVRLMMQLSRLFAERPDVRYGLTTMCVGMGMGGTVLWENTNYEGGK, encoded by the coding sequence GTGCCGCGAACTGCCCGCGATGTCGTGTTTGTCGACGGGGTCCGCACCCCGTTCGGCAAGTCAGGCAAGGGCCTCTACGCCGAGACACGCGCCGACGACATGATCGTCCGTGTCATCCGCGAGCTGATGCGCCGCAACCCGGGCCTGCCGCCCGAGCGCGTCGACGAGGTCGCCATCGCCGCCACCACCCAGATCGGCGACCAGGGGCTGACGATCGGGCGCAGCGCCGCGATCCTCGCCGGTCTGCCCAAGAGCGTCCCCGGCTACGCCATCGACCGCATGTGCGCCGGTGCGCTCACGGCCGTGACCACCTCCGGCGCGGGCATCGCCTTCGGCGCCTACGACGTCGTCATCGCCGGTGGCGTCGAGCACATGGGCCGCCACCCCATGGGTGAGGGCGTGGACCCCAACCCGCGCTTCCTCTCCGAGAAGCTGGTCGACCCCAGTGCGCTCGTCATGGGCAACACCGCCGAGAACCTGCACGACCGGTTCCCGACCATCACCAAGGAGCGCGCCGACGCCTACGCGGTGCGCAGCCAGGAGAAGGTCGCCAAGGCCTACGCCGACGGCAAGATCCAGCCCGACCTGGTCGAGGTACTCGTGCGCTCCCTGGAGCAGGGCTTCGGCCTGGCCACCCAGGACGAGCCGCCGCGGCCCGGCACGAGCATGGAGTCGCTCGCCGGCCTCAAGACCCCGTTCCGCGCCCACGGCAACGTGACGCCCGGTAACGCCGCCGGCCTCAACGACGGTGCCACCGGCGCCATCCTGGCGGCCGAGAACGTCGCCGACGAGCTCGGCCTGAGCTCCAAGATGCGCCTCGTCGACTTCTCCTTCACCGGTGTCGAGCCCGAGGTCATGGGTGTCGGCCCGGTCCCCGCCACCGAGAAGCTGCTCGCCCGTCAGGGCCTGGGCATCGACGACATCGGCCTCATCGAGATCAACGAGGCCTTCGCCGTCCAGGTGCTCGCCTTCCTGGAGCACTTCGGCATCGCCGACGACGACGCCCGCGTCAACCCGTGGGGCGGCGCCATCGCCCTCGGCCACCCGCTGGCCTCCTCCGGCGTCCGCCTGATGATGCAGCTCTCGCGCCTGTTCGCCGAGCGTCCCGACGTCCGCTACGGCCTGACCACCATGTGCGTCGGCATGGGCATGGGCGGAACCGTCCTGTGGGAGAACACCAACTACGAGGGGGGCAAGTGA